In a single window of the Schistocerca gregaria isolate iqSchGreg1 unplaced genomic scaffold, iqSchGreg1.2 ptg000569l, whole genome shotgun sequence genome:
- the LOC126315290 gene encoding uncharacterized protein LOC126315290, whose amino-acid sequence MSLQQDILKYYAVQYPKSSKQQTVPYIPCSIFETVLVDCFDRDIATGIHGMLQCLQLNLAPVALPNRCYLLILYHLLDKTELDTERQAILICILQYIHAFINSHPAIPLMWCNDMAKAWHDFFLRPLESLAKALETSASKQELPCKNFVDKYAVQLNLLNSIINIENGSNFADHLTFRHLIVYTCKQSRSYNRLLKYIFFILSKSHVLNSDAYLSDKLHAHDQLELIDAHDAEDNNQVSIFKIQSAIVELLEHVLESLKCTEHFTDPILKYLQTLDNKQLVYIFSHLSVCRPTVYLSLIDQLIMKCFEMHISSSELVPEQPCAKKYIHVYLNARPLNHQKNKKNKRNVVDNTAFNLTFLAINLRLVLDVMDYPSKFNSQQKKLVCEGTKKILREFHSNSELCNSSTKDCEVQLKKLVDYTQFFCSE is encoded by the exons ATGTCATTGCAGCAAGACATCTTGAAGTATTATGCCGTCCAATATCCCAAGTCAAGTAAACAGCAA ACCGTTCCATACATCCCTTGCTCGATCTTCGAAACCGTCCTGGTCGACTGCTTCGACCGAGACATCGCCACCGGTATCCATGGAATGCTTCAATGCCTACAGCTCAACCTCGCCCCGGTAGCCCTGCCAAACCGCTGCTATCTCCTCATCCTGTATCACCTCCTAGACAAAACCGAACTCGACACCGAAAGGCAGGCAATACTCATCTGCATTTTGCAGTACATACACGCCTTCATCAACTCGCATCCCGCTATTCCGCTTATGTGGTGCAACGACATGGCCAAGGCCTGGCACGACTTCTTCCTTCGTCCCCTCGAAAGCCTGGCCAAAGCTCTAGAAACGTCCGCCTCCAAACAAGAACTGCCCTGCAAAAATTTCGTAGACAAATACGCCGTGCAGCTGAACCTGCTAAACAGTATCATCAATATAGAAAACGGCTCGAATTTCGCAGATCACCTTACTTTTCGACACCTCATTGTCTATACTTGCAAGCAGAGCCGGTCGTATAACCgtcttttaaaatacatttttttcatacTCTCGAAATCCCACGTTCTCAACTCGGACGCATACCTCTCCGATAAGCTCCACGCCCACGACCAACTAGAACTCATCGATGCTCACGACGCTGAAGACAACAACCAAGTCTCTATTTTCAAAATCCAATCCGCTATCGTTGAACTTCTTGAACACGTTCTGGAATCCTTGAAGTGCACCGAGCACTTCACCGACCCAATTCTCAAGTACCTCCAGACGCTCGACAACAAACAACTTGTATACATTTTCTCTCACTTATCAGTTTGCCGTCCAACCGTATACCTGTCCCTTATTGACCAACTCATCATGAAGTGCTTCGAAATGCACATCAGTTCGAGTGAACTTGTACCGGAACAACCCTGTGCCAAAAAATATATTCACGTTTATCTCAACGCCCGGCCGCTCAaccaccaaaaaaataaaaaaaataagcgtAACGTTGTCGACAATACCGCCTTCAATCTAACGTTCCTGGCCATCAACTTGAGACTGGTCCTAGACGTCATGGACTACCCGTCCAAATTTAACTCTCAGCAAAAAAAGCTAGTCTGCGAAGGAACCAAAAAGATTTTACGCGAATTCCACTCCAATTCCGAACTCTGCAACTCTTCTACAAAGGACTGCGAAGTTCAGCTCAAAAAACTAGTAGACTACACGCAGTTCTTTTGTTCCGAGTGA
- the LOC126315411 gene encoding uncharacterized protein LOC126315411, protein MADEDKNRPTQVAGFDPFVSVPIPRKSSICEREPSDPGVLAWVYRYASWPLLFPDGCDAPPSVPMASEIHVQLLGRAVMNADTSATRMQIAALMELLHVAPGATVSRRTRSSSEIHGFRVSNILVDGGDLGDCTLKLPSLKNAFSKNGNKRRGSIETESGEANGEASRNGSTLALVSTSTRVVIVPTVEGAAAGPEGAFGFLRRSSGQQNLFFDSRLTRRRMNVGGLKSASDALIEMVELPLRFPDGFDHFGIACPRSILLHGPPGTGKTLLVREIARAFQVPLFQLSARHLYGSSEHDPKRQLEAFFDKVKKFQRNRSNRKCDAAGAIVFIDEIDSICPKCSTRGAERSGDGGLIAQLLTSLETVKAVVVAATNRPNALDPALRRPNRFDREVVVDLPNCEERLDILSVCMRQVLQNPPSKERLHSDWKSVLESVARRTPGWSGADLSRLVREAVVNAICDARGKGGSAEPSFDREKGTFGQNDNFNLDPLDLDFDRLLDTVQPASHNAWATKVQEADWSDIGGMEKVQQALKTAVEWPFLHADAFRRLGVSVPRGILLHGPPGCAKTTLVRIIASRCNATFFGLSCAQICSRYLGESERKIRTLFEQAKLTRPSIIFFDEIDAIASKRDNEYTRTCGTPEHILHQLLAEMDGICSSTASSADDSVLVVGATNRLDRLDPAILRPGRFDKIIEVKLPDFGTRKEIFKVHMRRLPVDESDPISLDYLASKTDGFNGADIAGICKEAAFFALRENINSSHVSKNHFLQALKQTGKLSTSDAYSGV, encoded by the coding sequence ATGGCGGACGAGGACAAAAATCGCCCGACACAAGTGGCCGGCTTCGACCCGTTTGTTTCCGTTCCCATACCTCGGAAGTCCTCTATTTGTGAGAGGGAGCCTTCCGACCCGGGTGTTTTGGCTTGGGTTTACAGGTATGCTAGTTGGCCCTTACTCTTCCCGGACGGCTGCGACGCGCCGCCGTCCGTGCCGATGGCCAGCGAGATCCACGTTCAGCTGTTGGGCAGGGCAGTCATGAACGCTGACACGTCCGCGACGAGGATGCAGATAGCGGCGTTGATGGAGCTTCTTCATGTGGCGCCTGGGGCGACGGTGAGTCGCCGAACTCGTTCGTCTTCTGAAATCCACGGATTTAGAGTTTCGAATATTCTGGTCGACGGGGGCGACTTGGGCGACTGCACGTTGAAGCTGCCGTCGTTGAAAAACGCCTTTTCGAAAAACGGCAACAAGCGTCGCGGCTCGATTGAGACCGAGTCAGGCGAGGCGAACGGCGAAGCGAGCAGAAATGGGTCTACATTGGCTCTGGTCTCTACGTCCACTCGGGTGGTGATTGTTCCGACGGTCGAAGGAGCGGCCGCAGGTCCCGAAGGGGCGTTCGGTTTTCTGAGGCGGTCGTCCGGACAACAGAACCTCTTTTTCGATTCGCGATTAACGCGGCGACGAATGAACGTCGGCGGGTTGAAGTCGGCTTCCGACGCCCTCATCGAGATGGTGGAGTTGCCGCTAAGGTTTCCGGATGGCTTCGACCACTTCGGGATAGCGTGTCCCAGAAGCATTCTCTTGCACGGTCCACCTGGCACGGGGAAGACGTTGCTCGTACGGGAGATTGCGAGGGCATTTCAAGTGCCTCTTTTTCAGCTGTCGGCCAGGCACCTGTACGGCTCGTCTGAGCACGATCCGAAGCGACAATTGGAGGCGTTTTTCGACAAGGTGAAGAAGTTTCAACGGAACCGGTCGAACAGAAAATGCGACGCGGCCGGCGCCATCGTCTTCATTGACGAGATCGACTCCATTTGCCCAAAGTGCTCGACAAGAGGGGCCGAGCGGTCTGGCGACGGCGGCTTGATCGCGCAGCTGCTGACGTCACTAGAGACGGTCAAAGCGGTCGTGGTAGCGGCTACGAACAGACCGAACGCACTCGATCCTGCTCTGCGTCGGCCGAATCGCTTCGACCGCGAGGTTGTGGTGGACTTGCCGAACTGCGAAGAAAGGCTGGACATTTTGTCGGTGTGCATGCGCCAGGTACTGCAGAACCCGCCGTCCAAAGAGCGGCTTCATTCGGACTGGAAAAGCGTGCTGGAATCGGTAGCTCGACGCACGCCCGGATGGTCCGGAGCGGACCTCAGTCGCCTGGTGCGAGAGGCGGTCGTGAACGCGATCTGCGACGCCCGCGGCAAAGGCGGCAGCGCTGAACCGAGCTTCGATCGGGAAAAGGGCACTTTTGGACAAAATGATAACTTCAACTTGGACCCGCTTGATTTGGACTTCGACCGTCTATTGGACACCGTGCAGCCCGCTTCTCACAACGCGTGGGCCACAAAGGTGCAGGAGGCCGACTGGAGCGATATCGGAGGAATGGAAAAAGTGCAACAGGCGCTGAAAACGGCCGTCGAATGGCCGTTCTTGCATGCCGACGCTTTCCGCCGACTGGGCGTCTCGGTTCCGCGCGGCATTCTGTTGCACGGACCGCCAGGATGTGCTAAGACGACCCTCGTGAGAATCATCGCGAGCAGATGCAACGCCACCTTCTTTGGTCTCAGCTGTGCCCAAATCTGTTCGAGGTATCTCGGTGAATCGGAGCGAAAGATCCGGACTTTGTTCGAACAGGCCAAATTAACGCGTCCGTCGATCATATTTTTCGACGAGATCGACGCCATCGCATCAAAGCGCGACAACGAATACACTCGGACTTGCGGTACACCAGAACACATATTGCATCAGCTGTTGGCGGAAATGGATGGCATTTGCTCGTCGACCGCTAGCTCCGCAGACGACTCGGTGTTAGTCGTGGGAGCCACCAACCGACTCGACCGACTCGACCCGGCCATCTTGCGGCCGGGAAGATTCGACAAAATCATCGAAGTAAAGTTGCCAGATTTTGGTACAAGAAAAGAAATATTCAAAGTCCACATGCGTCGCCTTCCGGTCGACGAATCGGACCCGATTTCCCTGGACTATCTGGCCAGTAAGACAGACGGCTTCAACGGCGCAGATATCGCTGGGATATGCAAAGAAGCTGCTTTCTTCGCCCTTCGTGAAAACATTAACTCATCTCACGTCTCCAAGAATCACTTTCTACAGGCACTCAAACAGACTGGTAAGCTATCGACATCCGATGCCTACAgcggcgtctaa
- the LOC126315296 gene encoding origin recognition complex subunit 5-like, translating into MPIYIYGNPEIDKLELIMSIFSESNAVYCMVQCFECYYSRRLFFETVLRQLVGFKFNAVDGELSNVEYFGPGHSGRTVSCSSWFEFIEQLRNVVQRWKRPKAFIVLNEIERLCSKTFSYELLMGLVRLGELVGENVNVVMIGDAIWEDVAPEVPSEYLMTLVLPRPSPAQLSALLSKEVPALSKEEVPPSLDDKQISAHYTEFCDMLCKSLSVSYVSFTELKRAVRMLFPAYLRPLFSSTLGENTFSRLYTLFSPNLAQLRRYNLAQICVDYDSKYIGVQQQPNRLPTLSKYIIVASWLASYRPEIGSKEDLRKQKKEKHVTVAEQESMMGMPKPFKLKKLISLLGIILEGYPGEFSDDREASEIFGALQTSTIPSQFQILQLISILVELRLLVQLGGRPAISSIKFQCAVDHAMAFKLSEEIEFPIRGFL; encoded by the exons ATGCCGATTTATATCTACGGAAATCCGGAGATCGATAAATTAGAGCTTATCATGTCTATCTTTTCGGAAAGTAACGCCGTCTACTGCATGGTTCAATGCTTCGAATGCTACTATTCTCGCCGCCTGTTCTTCGAAACCGTGCTGCGCCAGCTGGTCGGCTTCAAGTTCAACGCGGTAGACGGCGAACTCTCAAACGTCGAATATTTTGGTCCAGGTCACTCGGGCAGGACTGTCAGTTGTTCTTCGTGGTTTGAATTTATCGAACAGCTGAGGAACGTCGTTCAGCGCTGGAAGAGGCCGAAGGCGTTTATCGTGCTGAACGAAATAGAAAGGCTCTGTTCAAAGACGTTCAGCTACGAACTCTTGATGGGACTTGTTCGGCTCGGGGAGCTT GTAGGAGAAAACGTTAATGTCGTGATGATCGGAGACGCCATTTGGGAAGACGTGGCACCCGAAGTCCCGAGCGAATACTTGATGACGTTGGTGTTGCCTCGCCCCAGTCCGG CTCAGCTATCTGCGTTATTAAGCAAGGAAGTTCCCGCTTTGTCTAAAGAAGAAGTGCCCCCGTCGCTAGACGACAAGCAGATATCGGCTCACTACACCGAATTCTGTGACATGTTGTGCAAGTCACTTTCTGTTTCTTATGTTTCTTTCACAGAACTCAAAAGAGCCGTTCGTATGCTGTTTCCGGCGTATTTACGTCCTTTGTTTTCCAGCACTCTTGGCGAAAATA CCTTCAGTCGTCTGTACACTCTATTCAGCCCGAACTTGGCTCAATTGAGGAGGTataatcttgctcagatatgcgtCGACTACGACAGCAAATACATTGGCGTACAACAACAGCCGAACCGGCTCCCGACACTGTCGAAGTACATAATCGTCGCATCCTGGTTGGCGTCGTACCGACCGGAGATAGGTTCCAAGGaagatttaaggaaacagaaaaaggaaaaacatGTCACGGTAGCAGAACAGGAGAGCATGATGGGCATGCCTAAACCGTTCAAACTCAAAAAGCTGATTTCTCTGTTAGGCATTATACTAGAGGGGTATCCTGGCGAGTTCTCTGACGACCGCGAGGCATCCGAAATTTTCGGCGCACTTCAAACGAGTACAATTCCGTCTCAGTtccaaattttgcaactgatttccatACTGGTTGAATTGAGACTTTTGGTCCAATTGGGTGGACGCCCTGCAATATCCAGCATAAAATTTCAGTGCGCTGTGGATCATGCAATGGCGTTCAAACTCAGCGAAGAAATAGAGTTTCCCATTCGGGGCTTTTTATGA
- the LOC126315298 gene encoding uncharacterized protein LOC126315298: MSKLKLSTDEDFDTAKKNVISTKLIFLLILVVSILFGFYKLGQRNQLNIEKSIANSIQIVEPSGTGLDIFVYSWKPRIIYVRQFLSKSQIQKLISLGSSLSSKEGKEFSKVLERTKFIEEIDEKIALYARIDPNLGEDPIILRSNKGSSTDETRDWFVEDDPVLGKRILTFVIFLSNVEGGEITIPKKFINISPVAGNAVIFHHTYLTGEIDDNMIWSGKPVLSGTRWLYIKHMRSGVDSA; this comes from the exons ATGTCAAAATTAAAGCTGTCTACAGACGAGGACTTCGACACAGCTAAAAAAAATGTGATCAGCACCAAGTTAATTTTCTTGCTCATCTTAGTTGTCTCCATCCTATTTGGCTTTTACAAGCTTG GACAACGAAACCAGCTCAATATTGAGAAGAGCATTGCCAATAGTATCCAGATAGTCGAGCCCTCTGGCACCGGCCTAGATATTTTCGTCTACAGCTGGAAGCCAAGGATCATCTATGTAAGACAATTTCTGTCAAAGAGTCAAATACAAAAACTCATTTCGCTGGGTTCTTCGCTAAGTTCAAAAGAAGGGAAAGAATTTAGTAAAGTGTTAGAAAGAACCAAGTTTAttgaagaaattgacgaaaagaTAGCACTCTATGCTAGAATCGATCCGAATCTTGGCGAAGATCCGATTATTCTACGCTCGAATAAAGGTTCAAGCACAGATGAAACCAGAGACTG GTTCGTTGAAGATGATCCTGTCCTCGGAAAGAGAATTTTGACATTCGTGATCTTTCTTTCAAATGTAGAGGGTGGTGAAATCACCATTCCTAAGAAATTTATCAACATCTCTCCAGTAGCGGGAAATGCCGTCATATTTCACCACACCTACCTTACAGGCGAGATCGACGACAATATGATTTGGTCTGGAAAGCCAGTTCTTTCCGGGACAAGATGGCTTTATATCAAGCATATGCGCAGTGGAGTTGATAGCGCGTGA
- the LOC126315295 gene encoding protein AATF-like isoform X1 has product MLSKSLEDQISDLVCPRPRDYDPETADWSSATTLPSPSDTYDGQLSEERDEDSTGRRGIKSRRLLYRARPAMGPKYRGKVATRASLGFADDDSDVSESAEEESDEEFEEATDKQNTNMVEFERDLTTLETSLVSSHQSGENEVESKTLNNISKDSDDELQKALHVSNQRYLWNFLVELRLQLQAPLEFSNRLPQHDTFPFFFDIDQSIKDLTSEPSHETSNHAENSGEGGLPSSALIQENVFHLRKNIRDALSKLLLLQSHLEKNNPETLNGLSSAAKNSSNKKRIRTEFESDWVMTADLDTLWSEIYCRQSLQNKYHDSVLEIWNRKVTLASNIRISAFKAMNQSIFSQVEETMKNREKVLKKTQMKRTLDRVLGKPDEPASESREHVYDEEIYDDRDFYLSILKGAIEEKSPGSTDLTDLTMRFLALHQERKKAKSRKIEKGIRKGKKLRYNEHEKLVAFMAPVTKKYPKYDSYVTTQLLCSLFGRKKTST; this is encoded by the exons ATGCTTTCCAAGTCGCTTGAGGATCAGATCTCAGACCTTGTCTGCCCGAGACCTAGAG ATTATGATCCCGAGACGGCTGACTGGAGTAGCGCGACAACTCTACCGTCACCTTCGGATACCTACGATGGACAGCTGTCTGAGGAACGTGATGAAGACTCCACCGGTCGACGAGGGATCAAATCGAGAAGACTTTTGTACAGAGCTCGACCTGCAATGGGTCCCAAATATCGGGGCAAAGTTGCGACCAGAGCTTCTTTAGGGTTCGCAGATGACGATTCTGATGTATCCGAGTCGGCGGAAGAGGAATCAGATGAAGAATTTGAAGAAGCAACAGACAAGCAAAATACAAACATGGTTGAATTCGAGCGAGATTTGACTACCTTAGAAACAAGTCTGGTGAGTAGCCACCAATCAGGCGAAAATGAAGTAGAATCAAAGACATTGAATAACATCTCAAAGGACTCTGACGACGAGTTACAGAAGGCCCTACATGTTTCAAACCAGCGATATTTGTGGAACTTTTTGGTTGAATTGCGCCTTCAATTACAAGCACCACTAGAATTCAGCAACCGTCTCCCGCAGCACGATACATTTCCTTTCTTCTTCGACATTGATCAATCTATCAAAGACCTAACTTCAGAACCGTCCCATGAAACTTCAAACCACGCGGAAAATTCAGGTGAGGGAGGCCTGCCAAGTTCGGCACTTATTCAAGAAAATGTCTTTCATTTGAGAAAGAATATTCGGGATGCTTTAAGCAAATTGCTGCTTTTACAATCTCATCTAGAAAAAAATAACCCTGAGACCTTGAATGGTCTCTCAAGCGCGGCAAAAAATTCTTCTAACAAGAAGCGGATACGCACTGAGTTTGAGTCTGATTGGGTGATGACGGCCGACTTGGATACACTTTGGTCTGAGATTTATTGCCGTCAATCGCTGCAAAATAAATATCACGACTCTGTACTAGAGATTTGGAATCGGAAGGTGACACTCGCCTCCAACATTCGAATCTCTGCTTTCAAGGCTATGAATCAAAGCATTTTCAGCCAAGTCGAAGAAACCATGAAGAAcagagaaaaagttttgaaaaaaacacaaatgaaaagaaCGCTCGACCGCGTACTTGGAAAGCCTGATGAACCTGCTTCTGAAAGTCGAGAGCACGTTTACGACGAAGAAATTTACGATGACCGGGACTTTTACCTGAGCATCCTCAAAGGCGCCATTGAAGAAAAAAGCCCTGGATCGACTGACCTTACCGATTTGACAATGCGGTTTTTGGCTCTGCACCAGGAGAGGAAAAAAGCAAAATCTCGAAAAATCGAGAAAGGAATCAGGAAAGGAAAGAAGCTTCGATACAATGAGCACGAGAAGTTGGTGGCTTTTATGGCCCCTGTTACAAAAAAATATCCTAAGTATGATTCTTATGTGACTACACAACTTCTGTGTTCGTTATTCGGCCGCAAAAAAACTAGCACATAA
- the LOC126315295 gene encoding protein AATF-like isoform X2, giving the protein MGPKYRGKVATRASLGFADDDSDVSESAEEESDEEFEEATDKQNTNMVEFERDLTTLETSLVSSHQSGENEVESKTLNNISKDSDDELQKALHVSNQRYLWNFLVELRLQLQAPLEFSNRLPQHDTFPFFFDIDQSIKDLTSEPSHETSNHAENSGEGGLPSSALIQENVFHLRKNIRDALSKLLLLQSHLEKNNPETLNGLSSAAKNSSNKKRIRTEFESDWVMTADLDTLWSEIYCRQSLQNKYHDSVLEIWNRKVTLASNIRISAFKAMNQSIFSQVEETMKNREKVLKKTQMKRTLDRVLGKPDEPASESREHVYDEEIYDDRDFYLSILKGAIEEKSPGSTDLTDLTMRFLALHQERKKAKSRKIEKGIRKGKKLRYNEHEKLVAFMAPVTKKYPKYDSYVTTQLLCSLFGRKKTST; this is encoded by the coding sequence ATGGGTCCCAAATATCGGGGCAAAGTTGCGACCAGAGCTTCTTTAGGGTTCGCAGATGACGATTCTGATGTATCCGAGTCGGCGGAAGAGGAATCAGATGAAGAATTTGAAGAAGCAACAGACAAGCAAAATACAAACATGGTTGAATTCGAGCGAGATTTGACTACCTTAGAAACAAGTCTGGTGAGTAGCCACCAATCAGGCGAAAATGAAGTAGAATCAAAGACATTGAATAACATCTCAAAGGACTCTGACGACGAGTTACAGAAGGCCCTACATGTTTCAAACCAGCGATATTTGTGGAACTTTTTGGTTGAATTGCGCCTTCAATTACAAGCACCACTAGAATTCAGCAACCGTCTCCCGCAGCACGATACATTTCCTTTCTTCTTCGACATTGATCAATCTATCAAAGACCTAACTTCAGAACCGTCCCATGAAACTTCAAACCACGCGGAAAATTCAGGTGAGGGAGGCCTGCCAAGTTCGGCACTTATTCAAGAAAATGTCTTTCATTTGAGAAAGAATATTCGGGATGCTTTAAGCAAATTGCTGCTTTTACAATCTCATCTAGAAAAAAATAACCCTGAGACCTTGAATGGTCTCTCAAGCGCGGCAAAAAATTCTTCTAACAAGAAGCGGATACGCACTGAGTTTGAGTCTGATTGGGTGATGACGGCCGACTTGGATACACTTTGGTCTGAGATTTATTGCCGTCAATCGCTGCAAAATAAATATCACGACTCTGTACTAGAGATTTGGAATCGGAAGGTGACACTCGCCTCCAACATTCGAATCTCTGCTTTCAAGGCTATGAATCAAAGCATTTTCAGCCAAGTCGAAGAAACCATGAAGAAcagagaaaaagttttgaaaaaaacacaaatgaaaagaaCGCTCGACCGCGTACTTGGAAAGCCTGATGAACCTGCTTCTGAAAGTCGAGAGCACGTTTACGACGAAGAAATTTACGATGACCGGGACTTTTACCTGAGCATCCTCAAAGGCGCCATTGAAGAAAAAAGCCCTGGATCGACTGACCTTACCGATTTGACAATGCGGTTTTTGGCTCTGCACCAGGAGAGGAAAAAAGCAAAATCTCGAAAAATCGAGAAAGGAATCAGGAAAGGAAAGAAGCTTCGATACAATGAGCACGAGAAGTTGGTGGCTTTTATGGCCCCTGTTACAAAAAAATATCCTAAGTATGATTCTTATGTGACTACACAACTTCTGTGTTCGTTATTCGGCCGCAAAAAAACTAGCACATAA
- the LOC126315297 gene encoding inorganic pyrophosphatase-like yields MAYSLTKIGEAGTLKYCLFFKKNNTPISPFHDIPLWADKNAGIANMVVEIPRGQQAKLEISRDIFLNPIKQDVKNGKLRYVAMKYPFNYGALPQTWENPCILHPDTNASGDNDPVDVCNISSLQYNTGDVIQVKILGTYAMIDEGETDWKILAVDVNDEKASQMNDVEDIDKVIPGTTKAVYEFLRDYKIPDGKPANVFAFESKPQNRDYAIKVIEEAHKEWVEIIQDKISSETKNKVKISTACTQVECPFTVKNISEEVLESKI; encoded by the exons ATGGCCTACAGTCTTACAAAGATCGGTGAAGCCGGAACattgaaatattgtttgtttttca AGAAAAACAACACGCCAATTTCCCCGTTCCATGATATACCATTATGGGCAGACAAAAATGCTGGTATTGCAAACATGGTTGTTGAAATTCCGCGTGGGCAGCAAGCAAAACTAGAGATATCTCGTGATATTTTTTTGAACCCAATCAAGCAGGACGtaaaa AATGGAAAATTGCGCTATGTGGCCATGAAGTATCCGTTCAACTATGGGGCATTGCCCCAGACTTGGGAAAACCCTTGTATTTTACACCCTGATACGAATGCATCTG GAGACAATGATCCCGTCGATGTTTGCAACATTTCTTCCCTCCAGTATAATACTGGTGATGTCATTCAGGTAAAAATTCTTGGAACCTACGCCATGATTGACGAGGGAGAAACAGACTGGAAAATTTTGGCAGTTGACGTTAACGACGAAAAGGCATCCCAAATGAACG ACGTCGAGGATATTGATAAGGTGATACCCGGAACCACAAAGGCGGTTTACGAGTTTTTGCGCGATTATAAAATACCCGATGGAAAACCGGCGAACGTGTTCGCATTTGAATCAAAGCCGCAGAACCGAGATTATGCGATAAAAGTGATTGAAGAGGCCCATAAGGAATGGGTTGAaatcattcaagacaaaatttcctctgaaacaaaaaacaaagtcAAAATCAGCAC tGCTTGCACGCAGGTGGAATGTCCTTTTACcgtcaaaaatatttctgaagaggTTTTAGAATCCAAGATTTAA
- the LOC126315301 gene encoding uncharacterized protein LOC126315301: protein MKNQIHTAKEHIQIANSLYIEDELEEALQHYNTALSLEPRSVDGYLKRSACYYNLKQNLESIEDANKAISIDSSCAEAYYRKGVALFSEKEYESARAAFNKACEIKPDAQKSRIWLNKCDAELRMEDGSSGHEPLSSPAPSEKLAEAKPAEAPKPAEAVVTGTTGKANSIKHDWYQTDTYLTINIFAKSVKPEQLEIDIQERRLVVKIHLNPPHVLDFRLDGCVVPGECRHVLYTSKVEIYLKKQYPGMWKALEETESSVSADETKKNILAYPSSRGAKNWDALKPEDEKLTGDAAVDKLFRDIYKGASDEQRRAMMKSYLESGGTVLSTNWDEVKKGKVQGSPPNGTEMRYWKDA, encoded by the exons ATGAAGAATCAGATACATACTGCCAAGGAGCACATACAGATAGCCAACTCTCTGTATATAGAAGACGAACTAGAGGAAGCACTCCAGCACTATAATACCGCGCTGAGCCTTGAACCGCGTTCTGTCGATGGATATCTCAAACGCTCGGCATGTTATTACAATTTAAAGCAAAATTTAG AGTCCATCGAGGATGCAAATAAGGCTATTTCGATTGACAGTTCGTGTGCAGAAGCGTACTATCGAAAAGG AGTTGCCCTGTTCTCGGAGAAGGAATACGAGTCCGCGCGGGCAGCGTTTAACAAAGCGTGTGAGATCAAGCCGGATGCACAAAAGTCCAGGATTTGGCTGAACAAATGCGATGCGGAGTTGCGAATGGAAGACGGGTCGTCTGGCCATGAACCGTTATCGAGTCCTGCTCCATCTGAGAAGTTGGCAGAAGCCAAGCCGGCGGAAGCACCGAAGCCTGCTGAGGCCGTGGTAACTGGAACGactgggaaagcgaattcaattaaGCACGATTGGTATCAGACGGACACTTATTTGACGATTAACATTTTTGCCAAGTCTGTCAAGCCTGAGCAGCTTGAAATTGACATCCAAGAAAGGAGATTGGTGGTAAAGATTCATTTGAATCCTCCGCATGTCCTCGATTTTCGCTTAGATGGATGCGTCGTTCCCGGGGAGTGCCGGCATGTGCTTTATACGTCCAAGGTTGAGATTTATTTGAAGAAGCAGTACCCAGGGATGTGGAAGGCGCTAGAAGAGACAGAGTCGTCCGTTTCGGCAGACGAAACCAAAAAGAACATTCTCGCGTATCCGAGTTCGCGCGGCGCGAAGAACTGGGATGCGCTGAAGCCGGAGGACGAAAAGTTGACCGGTGATGCCGCCGTAGACAAACTATTTCGAGACATTTATAAGGGCGCCTCAGATGAGCAGCGCCGTGCCATGATGAAGAGTTATTTGGAGAGTGGAGGAACCGTTTTGTCAACGAATTGGGACGAGGTTAAGAAAGGGAAGGTTCAGGGATCCCCGCCAAATGGCACAGAAATGCGATATTGGAAAGACGCTTAG